One window of the Perca flavescens isolate YP-PL-M2 chromosome 5, PFLA_1.0, whole genome shotgun sequence genome contains the following:
- the cep120 gene encoding LOW QUALITY PROTEIN: centrosomal protein of 120 kDa (The sequence of the model RefSeq protein was modified relative to this genomic sequence to represent the inferred CDS: deleted 2 bases in 1 codon) translates to MASKTDQLLIVVSILEGRHFPKSARLSLVVQASFDGEQLATDPVEHRDQPYFSTELAWELDRRTLHQHRLQRTPIKLQCFAVDSVSKKRESVGYIVLDLRSVQDVKQEPRWYPLLSSKYTKQKPALLLSMALENDTKPSEPSPDRFKAKKAPPRQGSPAVSDLLPDKLEASLIPDQGYHQVGPADHCSDMFVLSVTVAFATKLEQLIPSTMKLSVEGSGFFFYYSLLGNDITSEPFHNLLSPDFEPERASVRIRSSKQILQTFLSQQPSLQVHLCCGNHSLGSTDVSLSALAAVSVDLENKAATVEGAFILQPPKRTKQALPALPADLQPTVGVAVTLRREEVAPQSLGKKEGGGVQSHSNPPPSDPPAVQRPRSSSPVRKPPDFSPLVLLSPPSSHTESEAESLLEELQRGQEQAGLLAAADLEFPVLQQSQTEATAEGGASSVSVSAPKVSIPSSAHHYCFSLDLRSLGNLSLTHPIAATLRYSYPFFGSAAPIMTNPPVELQRNMEASLPQSYCAFDFATLPQQLQDTFLQVPLVVEVWHRDSTSRDQLIGRASVQLSRLLSSERSRVLASTGEQSWRQTHQDRIAVLNTHRPSRKVAELSYVATLEDLGLVKAREVIVSDSSQNEAAVPTQPSSHPAAPSLSVAPLGPTAPTAPRDTQEYRTALELELWKEEQEDLFDDQLRKKELSHMQALAEEWRKRDRERESLVKKKEVEYSLLEEQLQKTLSDLEKREKQLLESELETQRLQRELRAEHDLTQRELQESSRRLQQDCDHRVAMERDKVRLMEEERGRLLQQIADGEFRYKQLEKEFQLYREQQNIRPEFRLQSEVNLLTLEKVELERKLESTTKSKLHYKQQWGRALKELARFKQREQENAMTRLKKQQAELEAMRLRYLATEQKEAVHQDRKELDDIRNELNRLKQQEDRLGPASSPSGPAPTQSVIESADEHLSRLLEERDTLLRTGVYTHEDRIIAELNRQIQDAMRDRGNL, encoded by the exons ATGGCTTCGAAGACAGACCAACTTCTTATCGTTGTGTCCATCCTCGAAG GTCGCCATTTCCCGAAGAGTGCCCGTCTCAGTCTGGTGGTCCAGGCGAGCTTCGATGGCGAGCAGCTGGCCACAGACCCGGTAGAGCACCGAGACCAGCCGTACTTCAGCACTGAGCTGGCCTGGGAGCTGGACCGCAGGACGCTGCACCAACACAg ACTGCAGAGAACTCCCATCAAGCTTCAGTGTTTTGCTGTCGACTCTGTgagtaaaaagagagagagcgtcgGCTACATCGTCCTGGACCTCCGATCTGTGCAAGACGTCAAACAG GAGCCTCGCTGGTATCCGCTGCTGAGCAGTAAATACACCAAACAGAAACCAGCCCTCCTCCTCAGCATGGCGCTGGAGAACGACACCAAGCCCTCCGAGCCCTCTCCTGACAGGTTCAAAGCCAAGAAGGCCCCGCCCCGACAAG GTTCTCCTGCAGTAAGTGACCTGTTGCCAGACAAGCTGGAGGCCTCGCTGATCCCAGATCAGGGTTACCATCAAGTCGGACCTGCAGATCACTGCTCTGACATGTTCGTCCTGTCCGTCACTGTGGCTTTTGCTACCAAACTAGAACAG TTGATCCCCAGCACTATGAAATTGTCAGTGGAGGGGTCAGGGTTCTTCTTCTACTACTCTTTACTGGGGAACGACATCACCAGCGAGCCTTTCCACAACCTGCTGAGCCCCGACTTCGAGCCGGAGCGCGCCTCTGTTCGCATCCGCAGCAGCAAACAGATCCTGCAGACCTTCCTCTCTCAGCAACCTAGTTTACAG GTCCACCTGTGCTGTGGGAATCACTCTCTGGGCAGTACAGAcgtctctctctcagctctgGCTGCTGTCTCTGTGGATCTGGAGAACAAGGCAGCGACGGTGGAGGGAGCATTTATACTCCAACCTCCTAAACGCACCAAACAGGCGCTGCCGGCTCTGCCCGCCGACCTGCAGCCAACTGTGGGGGTGGCTGTTACCCTGAGGAGGGAGGAGGTCGcaccacag TCTTTAGGGAAGAAAGAAGGAGGTGGAGTTCAGTCACACTCCAACCCTCCTCCCTCTGATCCTCCTGCAGTACAGAGACCTCGAAGCTCCTCTCCGGTCCGAAAACCTCCCGACTTTTCCCCCCTCgtcctcctctccccc ccaTCCTCTCATACAGAGAGCGAAGCAGAGAGTCTGCTGGAGGAGCTTCAACGTGGTCAAGAGCAGGCAGGACTGCTGGCAG CTGCAGATTTGGAGTTTCCTGTGCTGCAGCAGAGTCAGACTGAAGCTACAGCAGAAGGTGGAGCATCATCCGTTAGCGTCTCTGCTCCCAAAGTGTCCATCCCGTCCTCCGCCCATCACTACTGCTTCTCTCTGGATCTCCGCAGCCTGGGAAACCTCAGCCTGACACACCCCATCGCTGCGACGCTCCG GTATTCGTATCCGTTCTTCGGCAGTGCAGCTCCCATCATGACCAACCCTCCTGTGGAGCTGCAGAGGAACATGGAGGCGTCGCTGCCTCAGTCCTACTGCGCCTTTGACTTTGCCACTCTGCCCCAACAACTGCAAGACACTTTCCTCCA AGTTCCTCTGGTTGTGGAGGTTTGGCACAGAGACTCCACCAGCAGAGACCAGCTGATAGGACGAGCCTCCGTTCAGCTGTCTCGCCTGCTGAGCTCTGAGAGGAGCAGAGTCCTGGCATCAACCGGGGAGCAGAGCTGGAGACAAACTCATCAAGACCGCATCGCTGTGCTCAATACACACCG TCCCAGTAGGAAGGTGGCAGAATTGAGCTATGTGGCAACACTGGAGGACCTGGGGTTGGTCAAAGCCAGAGAAGTCATAGTGTCTGACTcttcacag AACGAAGCTGCAGTCCCCACACAGCCGTCCTCCCACCCTGCTGCTCCCAGCCTGAGCGTCGCCCCGCTGGGCCCCACCGCTCCGACGGCCCCCAGAGACACCCAGGAGTACCGCACGGCCCTAGAGCTGGAGCTGTGGAAAGAGGAGCAGGAGGATCTGTTCGATGATCAG ttGAGGAAGAAAGAGCTGAGCCACATGCAGGCTCTGGCAGAGGAGTGGAGgaagagagaccgagagagagaatCTCTGGTCAAGAAGAAg GAGGTGGAGTATAGTCTGTTGGAGGAGCAGCTTCAGAAGACTCTGTCTGATctggagaaaagagagaaacagcTGCTTGAATCAGAGCTGGAG aCTCAGAGGCTGCAGAGGGAGCTGCGAGCTGAACACGATCTGACCCAGAGGGAGCTGCAGGAGAGCAGCAGGAGGCTGCAGCAGGACTGTGACCACCGGGTGGCGATGGAGAGAGACAAAGTCCGActgatggaggaggagagaggccgGCTGCTGCAGCAg ATTGCAGACGGTGAGTTTCGGTACAAACAGCTGGAGAAAGAGTTCCAGCTCTACAGAGAACAACAGAACATCAGACCAGAGTTCAGACTGCAGTCAGAGGTCAACCTGCTGACTCTAGAGAAG GTGGAGCTGGAGAGGAAGCTGGAGTCCACCACCAAGTCCAAGCTGCACTACAAGCAGCAGTGGGGGCGCGCCTTAAAAGAGCTGGCCAGATTCAAACAG cGGGAGCAGGAAAACGCCATGACGCGCCTGAAGAAGCAGCAGGCGGAGCTCGAGGCCATGAGGCTGCGTTACCTGGCAACGGAGCAGAAGGAGGCGGTCCACCAGGACAGAAAGGAGCTGGACGACATCAGGAACGAGCTCAACAG ATTAAAGCAGCAGGAGGACAGGTTGGGCCCCGCCTCGTCCCCGTCTGGCCCCGCCCCCACTCAGAGTGTCATTGAGAGCGCTGACGAACATCTGAGCCGCCTGTTGGAGGAGAGAGACACTCTGCTGAGGACCGGCGTCTACACGCACGAAGACCGAATCATCGCCGAGCTCAACAGACAGATACAGGACGCCATGAGGGACAGAGGAAATCTCTGA